The Brasilonema sennae CENA114 genome includes a region encoding these proteins:
- a CDS encoding TIGR00725 family protein has translation MRKIIIGVMGPGEKATAIDVQNAYELGKLIATQGWVLLTGGRNVGVMDAASRGAKSVNGLTIGILPCYDSQGISEAVDITIFTDMGNARNNINVLSSHVVIACGMGAGTASEICLALKGNKKVILLSVDEESQNFFQKLAPKNVYVVNDVENTMALTKQILNHTKT, from the coding sequence ATGAGAAAAATCATAATTGGAGTGATGGGACCAGGAGAAAAAGCTACAGCAATTGATGTACAAAATGCCTATGAACTTGGAAAACTCATTGCAACACAGGGATGGGTTTTGCTGACTGGTGGTCGAAATGTTGGCGTTATGGATGCGGCAAGTCGGGGAGCAAAATCTGTTAATGGTTTAACTATTGGTATTCTTCCTTGCTATGATAGCCAAGGTATTTCTGAAGCAGTTGATATTACCATTTTTACTGATATGGGAAATGCTCGCAACAATATCAATGTTCTCTCTTCTCATGTGGTCATTGCTTGTGGTATGGGTGCGGGTACTGCTTCAGAGATTTGCCTAGCTTTGAAAGGCAACAAGAAAGTGATTTTGTTGAGTGTAGATGAAGAAAGTCAAAATTTCTTCCAAAAACTAGCGCCAAAAAATGTTTATGTCGTGAATGATGTGGAGAATACAATGGCATTAACTAAGCAAATTTTAAATCATACTAAGACCTGA
- a CDS encoding aldo/keto reductase, whose translation MEKRTLGTSDVKITPILTGTWQAGKKMWVGVEDTNSIKAIRAAFEAGITTVDTAEVYGDGHSERIVAQALSDVRDQVEYATKVFANHLKYNQVIESCNHSLKNLRTDYIDLYQIHCPAGSFNSEVVPIEETMNALNHLKKQGKIRAIGVSNFSKTQLEEASQYGRIDSLQPHYSLFWRYVEKDAMPYCIEHKIAIIAYSPLAQGLLTGKFEAGHKFDQQDNRANNKLFQGENFERAQQALEKLRPIAERHNCTLAQLALAWLIAQPQSHAIAGVRYPEQATANAQASSVQLSTEDLNQIDVIGRIVTDHLDYTKLM comes from the coding sequence ATGGAAAAGCGAACGCTGGGTACATCGGATGTTAAAATTACGCCTATTCTCACGGGGACTTGGCAAGCTGGTAAAAAAATGTGGGTGGGAGTTGAGGACACTAACTCGATTAAAGCAATACGGGCAGCATTTGAAGCTGGTATCACAACAGTTGATACTGCTGAGGTTTATGGTGACGGACATTCAGAAAGAATTGTTGCTCAAGCTTTATCTGATGTTCGAGATCAAGTGGAGTATGCCACGAAAGTTTTTGCTAACCATCTCAAGTACAACCAGGTGATTGAGTCTTGTAATCATTCCTTGAAAAACCTCAGAACTGACTACATAGACTTATATCAAATTCATTGCCCCGCTGGTTCGTTCAATTCTGAAGTTGTTCCGATTGAGGAGACAATGAACGCTCTTAACCACCTGAAAAAGCAAGGGAAAATTCGGGCTATTGGTGTTTCCAATTTTTCCAAAACCCAGTTGGAAGAAGCATCTCAATACGGACGCATTGATAGCTTGCAGCCTCATTATTCTTTATTCTGGCGGTATGTCGAAAAAGATGCAATGCCTTATTGCATCGAACATAAGATTGCGATTATTGCTTATTCACCTCTAGCTCAAGGATTGTTAACAGGAAAATTTGAAGCTGGTCACAAATTTGACCAACAAGATAACCGCGCCAACAATAAGCTATTTCAGGGAGAAAATTTTGAACGCGCTCAACAAGCTTTGGAAAAATTGCGCCCAATTGCAGAACGTCACAACTGTACACTTGCCCAGTTAGCACTAGCATGGTTAATTGCTCAACCACAGAGTCATGCGATCGCCGGTGTGCGTTATCCCGAACAAGCAACCGCAAACGCCCAAGCCAGCTCTGTTCAACTTTCGACTGAAGATTTGAACCAAATAGATGTTATTGGGCGGATTGTGACCGACCATTTAGACTATACCAAACTTATGTGA
- a CDS encoding DUF1802 family protein: MTNHALKEWAVAINALETSKTIMLLRKGGIHERHGRFEVNHKQILLYPTFEHQQPFLLKPEYANLVIPVTSGWHPETVHINSWAEITDIFPVSEESVVNALLPFHIWNEYFISDRLKWKPRQPLYILLLRTYKLPQEQEIPYCTKYGGCKSWIDLDGSISLQGSQPILSDSIYAQLVGQIRDIVSDELYAPSI, from the coding sequence ATGACGAATCATGCACTCAAAGAATGGGCAGTTGCTATCAATGCCTTAGAAACAAGCAAAACAATTATGCTCCTCCGCAAAGGTGGTATCCATGAACGTCATGGACGCTTTGAGGTTAACCACAAGCAGATTTTGCTTTACCCAACTTTTGAGCATCAACAGCCTTTCTTGCTCAAACCCGAGTATGCTAATTTGGTAATTCCGGTGACATCTGGTTGGCATCCAGAAACAGTTCATATCAACAGTTGGGCTGAAATTACAGATATTTTTCCAGTGAGTGAGGAATCAGTCGTTAATGCTCTGCTTCCATTCCATATTTGGAATGAGTACTTTATTAGCGATCGCCTCAAATGGAAACCGCGTCAGCCATTATATATTCTCCTGCTGCGGACTTACAAACTCCCCCAAGAGCAAGAAATTCCCTATTGCACCAAGTATGGTGGCTGTAAGTCATGGATTGACTTGGATGGATCCATTTCGTTACAAGGATCACAACCAATCTTGTCTGATTCGATATATGCCCAGTTAGTTGGCCAAATTCGCGATATTGTCAGCGACGAATTATATGCTCCATCCATATAA
- a CDS encoding helix-turn-helix domain-containing protein, with protein sequence MLLSIKTKLKLTSEQKTIMAKHAGIARFTFNWGLATWKNLYDHGFKPNKFLLKKFFNNEVKTQLEWIKEKGICQKITQYAFDQLGDAYARFFKGNALGQKNKPSPNNNTINRDASRSTQEGLAYFSSQNPGRGDYPRSKKKGINDSFTVDNGGKPIPVAGVRVKLPTIGWVKTYEGLPHTTTTKLTISRIAGDWYIDERL encoded by the coding sequence ATGCTTTTATCCATCAAAACTAAGTTGAAACTGACAAGCGAGCAAAAAACCATAATGGCAAAGCATGCAGGTATTGCAAGATTTACCTTTAATTGGGGTTTAGCTACTTGGAAAAATTTATATGATCATGGATTCAAGCCAAATAAATTCCTCCTTAAGAAGTTCTTTAATAATGAGGTAAAAACTCAACTGGAGTGGATTAAGGAGAAAGGAATTTGTCAAAAGATTACTCAATACGCCTTTGACCAATTAGGTGACGCGTATGCCCGATTTTTTAAAGGTAACGCATTGGGACAAAAAAATAAGCCAAGCCCTAATAACAACACGATAAATCGTGATGCTTCGAGATCAACCCAAGAGGGCTTGGCTTATTTTTCCAGTCAGAACCCCGGTAGGGGCGACTACCCCAGGTCAAAGAAGAAAGGCATCAACGACTCTTTCACTGTTGACAATGGTGGAAAACCTATCCCTGTTGCTGGTGTACGAGTTAAGCTGCCTACCATTGGATGGGTTAAAACTTATGAAGGACTGCCCCATACAACAACCACCAAGCTAACAATATCTCGGATAGCTGGTGACTGGTACATCGATGAGCGCTTATGA
- a CDS encoding tetratricopeptide repeat protein: MDETKIQTYLNTIADLLRCATHAEAMDIVAEDKEWIDEGFLIALEQVAGNMANQSRQLTADWLLNLRNELAASLGVQASSHTWQAYETFLVDVLEAIEKDRDPQVIFPYLAANQDKLNDTLAYVLQVWATNILPQLKEILAQYTAGFIVEFSKLVQMFEQGNPAGRMEIAIVGYQVAATVFTRDRFPYEWGTTQTNLALAFSDRVRGEKSHNLEQVIYYYNQALEEYTRDRFPYDWAKTQRNIGVAYSERISGNPEENLELAIYCYNQALQEIRRDLCSETWAKVQNSLGLAYSKRLRGQQTDNQELAIHHYNQALTVYTRDRFPDQWAKVQNHLGNLLGERICGKKAENQEQAIHHYKQALKQFTYDGNPKMWAAIQNNLGIAYWERILGEEAENLELAIHYCNQALQVYKRDLFPEMWARSQKNLGNVWCNRIHGNAEENIELGIQCYNQALEIYTRDRFAYEWAITHNNLGNTFCRRIRGEKAENIEWAIHYHQQALSVYTRDRFPHEWANTQSFLGNAWCDRIHGKRKQNLELAIYHYNQALQEYTRDRFPYDWAKTQNHLGNIYKPLQRTPEAIKAFQLALEIYTPKTFPLESLMAGRYLGNFAFTMGLWTETIQGFAVAIEALETSSSWVTSKTQKSKVLLNPLDMYEKIVQAHINQGLFDQAIQYAERSHSPMVVRLMGTQDFYCSAEIPVKVQEFLQQYEQKQQKIGVAQRRDKVRTAKKQKAPIKKSSSKQRK, encoded by the coding sequence ATGGACGAAACAAAAATCCAAACTTATTTAAATACAATTGCAGATCTGTTAAGATGCGCCACTCATGCGGAAGCGATGGACATTGTAGCAGAAGATAAAGAATGGATAGATGAAGGGTTCCTAATAGCCTTGGAACAAGTTGCAGGAAATATGGCAAACCAAAGTCGCCAATTAACTGCAGATTGGTTGTTGAATCTTAGAAATGAGTTGGCTGCTTCTTTGGGAGTACAAGCAAGTTCTCACACCTGGCAAGCTTATGAAACTTTTTTAGTTGATGTATTGGAAGCAATTGAAAAAGATCGTGATCCCCAAGTAATTTTCCCCTATTTAGCAGCAAATCAGGACAAGCTGAATGATACTTTGGCTTATGTGTTGCAAGTTTGGGCAACGAATATCTTGCCACAATTGAAGGAAATATTAGCACAATACACTGCGGGGTTTATTGTTGAGTTTAGTAAGCTGGTGCAGATGTTTGAGCAAGGTAACCCAGCAGGTCGTATGGAAATTGCGATTGTAGGTTACCAAGTAGCCGCCACAGTTTTTACACGCGATCGCTTTCCTTATGAATGGGGAACAACGCAAACTAATCTTGCGCTTGCTTTCTCTGACCGTGTGCGTGGGGAAAAATCTCATAATTTGGAACAAGTAATATACTATTACAACCAAGCATTGGAGGAATACACACGCGATCGCTTTCCTTATGACTGGGCAAAAACGCAACGTAATATTGGAGTTGCGTACTCAGAGCGAATCTCTGGCAACCCAGAAGAGAACTTGGAACTCGCGATATACTGTTATAACCAAGCATTGCAAGAAATCCGACGCGATCTCTGTTCCGAAACGTGGGCAAAGGTGCAAAACAGTCTCGGGCTTGCCTACTCAAAACGACTCCGTGGTCAACAAACCGATAACCAAGAACTAGCGATACACCATTACAACCAAGCATTGACAGTATACACACGCGATCGCTTTCCCGATCAATGGGCAAAGGTGCAAAATCATTTGGGAAATCTTTTGGGTGAGCGTATTTGCGGAAAAAAAGCCGAAAACCAGGAACAAGCGATACACCATTACAAGCAAGCATTAAAACAATTTACGTATGATGGCAATCCCAAAATGTGGGCAGCAATCCAAAATAATCTTGGGATTGCTTACTGGGAACGTATTCTTGGCGAAGAGGCAGAAAACTTGGAATTAGCGATACATTATTGCAATCAGGCATTGCAGGTATACAAGCGCGATCTGTTTCCCGAAATGTGGGCAAGAAGCCAAAAAAATCTCGGCAATGTCTGGTGTAATCGTATTCATGGTAACGCTGAAGAGAACATAGAACTAGGAATACAGTGTTACAACCAAGCATTAGAAATATACACACGCGATCGCTTTGCCTACGAATGGGCAATAACCCATAATAATTTGGGAAATACATTCTGTCGGCGGATTCGTGGGGAAAAAGCAGAGAATATAGAATGGGCGATACACTATCATCAGCAAGCATTGAGTGTATACACACGCGATCGCTTTCCCCATGAGTGGGCAAACACCCAAAGTTTTCTTGGCAATGCCTGGTGTGATCGGATTCATGGTAAACGAAAACAGAACTTAGAATTAGCGATATACCATTACAACCAAGCATTGCAAGAATACACACGCGATCGCTTTCCCTATGACTGGGCAAAAACCCAAAATCATCTCGGGAATATTTACAAACCTTTGCAACGTACTCCAGAAGCAATCAAAGCCTTCCAATTAGCCTTGGAGATTTATACCCCCAAAACTTTTCCTCTGGAAAGTCTTATGGCTGGACGTTACTTGGGTAATTTTGCCTTTACTATGGGATTATGGACTGAAACTATCCAAGGTTTTGCTGTTGCCATTGAAGCTTTAGAAACTAGCAGCAGTTGGGTAACTTCAAAAACACAAAAGTCTAAGGTTTTGTTAAACCCTCTTGATATGTATGAAAAAATAGTTCAAGCGCACATCAATCAGGGGCTGTTTGATCAAGCAATTCAATATGCCGAACGTTCCCACTCTCCGATGGTAGTACGCTTGATGGGGACTCAAGACTTCTACTGTAGTGCGGAAATTCCTGTAAAAGTTCAAGAGTTTTTGCAACAGTACGAACAAAAGCAACAGAAAATCGGCGTTGCACAAAGAAGGGATAAAGTACGAACCGCCAAGAAGCAAAAAGCGCCAATAAAGAAGTCTTCTAGTAAGCAAAGAAAATAA
- a CDS encoding 4-hydroxybenzoate solanesyltransferase, with the protein MLTTPKDHTEPIWLVIIRLLRWHKPEGRLILMIPALWAVFLAAAGKPPLPLVGVIILGTLATSAAGCVVNDLWDRDIDPQVERTRDRPLASRTLTVKVGIIVAIVAMACAAVLAFYLNVLSFWLCVAAVPVILLYPGAKRVFPVPQLVLSIAWGFGVLISWSAVTHNLSLPTWLLWGATVTWTLGFDTVYAMSDKEDDRRIGVNSSALFFGSFAPVAIGIFFASTVFLLSWLGLILQLRPSFWISLSIASVSWIWQLTRLSQKDLPNSAYAEMFRQNVWIGFIVLAGMISGSLL; encoded by the coding sequence ATGCTAACTACGCCAAAAGATCACACCGAACCCATATGGCTTGTTATTATCCGGCTATTACGATGGCACAAACCAGAGGGACGGTTAATTTTAATGATTCCCGCTTTATGGGCTGTGTTTTTGGCAGCTGCTGGAAAACCACCCTTACCACTTGTTGGAGTGATCATCTTGGGTACTCTCGCCACAAGTGCTGCTGGATGTGTTGTCAATGATTTGTGGGATAGAGATATAGATCCACAAGTGGAAAGAACTCGCGATCGCCCTCTTGCTTCCCGTACGCTGACTGTGAAAGTTGGCATCATAGTTGCCATAGTGGCGATGGCATGTGCTGCAGTTCTTGCCTTTTATCTTAACGTACTCTCATTTTGGTTGTGTGTGGCAGCAGTTCCAGTTATTTTGCTTTATCCCGGCGCAAAGCGCGTGTTCCCTGTTCCGCAACTGGTTCTTTCTATCGCTTGGGGTTTCGGGGTTTTAATTAGCTGGAGTGCAGTGACGCATAACCTTTCACTCCCAACTTGGCTGCTTTGGGGCGCTACTGTGACGTGGACATTAGGATTTGATACAGTTTACGCCATGAGTGACAAGGAGGACGATCGACGAATTGGTGTCAATTCTAGCGCTTTGTTTTTTGGTAGTTTCGCGCCTGTTGCAATTGGCATTTTCTTTGCTAGCACTGTCTTTTTACTGAGTTGGCTAGGTTTAATTCTGCAACTGCGTCCTAGTTTTTGGATTAGTCTTTCCATTGCTAGTGTAAGTTGGATTTGGCAGCTCACACGCTTAAGCCAGAAAGATTTACCGAACTCTGCTTATGCTGAAATGTTCCGACAAAATGTGTGGATTGGTTTTATTGTCCTTGCTGGGATGATTAGTGGGAGTTTATTATAA
- a CDS encoding BON domain-containing protein produces MGWLQRLFGLEKPADAQVDPEPATSDDTGGEESIAPERLGLNGEYDQSGLAKRVALAFDEDGSFDDIDSLYVAQTGGTVVLKGSVPSQDILDQLVQVAQGVTGATDVQTDQVSVG; encoded by the coding sequence ATGGGTTGGTTACAACGACTTTTTGGCTTGGAAAAGCCTGCAGATGCTCAAGTAGATCCTGAGCCAGCAACATCAGATGACACAGGTGGTGAAGAAAGCATTGCTCCAGAGCGATTGGGGTTAAACGGAGAATATGACCAGAGTGGTCTGGCAAAGCGGGTTGCTCTAGCATTTGATGAAGACGGCTCTTTTGATGATATTGACTCCTTGTACGTAGCACAAACCGGCGGTACAGTTGTTCTCAAAGGGTCAGTTCCCAGTCAAGATATTCTCGACCAATTGGTACAAGTTGCTCAGGGTGTAACTGGTGCAACAGACGTACAAACTGATCAAGTTAGTGTTGGTTAA